Proteins encoded in a region of the Stieleria neptunia genome:
- a CDS encoding SDR family oxidoreductase encodes MSSLKGKIVAITGGGTGIGAGIATILAEAGCRVAIGGRRLEKLQAIADSVSSETPIHCHTLDVADAASVDAFFADVKSHFGDPDILVNSAGINILKRTMAEMVPEDWDRVMQINATGAYRCIHAVLPAMRERRDGLVINISSVAGKRAISLGGVVYCASKFAMTALGTAISNEVRDEGVRITNVYPGEVNTPILDNRPNPVSQEHKDSILQPEDIASVVATICALPPRANVPEVVIKPTKQEWV; translated from the coding sequence GTGAGCAGTTTGAAAGGAAAGATCGTTGCCATCACCGGTGGAGGCACCGGAATCGGCGCCGGAATCGCCACGATCCTCGCCGAAGCCGGTTGTCGCGTCGCGATCGGCGGCCGACGGCTCGAAAAACTTCAGGCCATCGCGGACTCGGTCAGCTCTGAAACCCCGATCCACTGCCACACCCTGGACGTCGCCGATGCGGCCAGTGTCGACGCATTCTTTGCGGACGTGAAATCGCATTTCGGCGATCCCGATATCCTGGTCAACAGTGCGGGCATCAACATTTTGAAACGGACGATGGCCGAGATGGTCCCCGAAGACTGGGACCGGGTGATGCAAATCAACGCCACCGGTGCCTACCGCTGCATCCACGCCGTCCTGCCGGCGATGCGCGAGCGGCGCGACGGGTTGGTGATCAACATCTCGTCGGTCGCCGGCAAGCGAGCCATTTCACTCGGTGGAGTCGTTTATTGTGCCAGCAAGTTCGCGATGACCGCGCTGGGGACCGCGATCAGTAATGAAGTCCGTGACGAAGGCGTACGGATCACCAACGTTTACCCGGGCGAAGTCAACACACCGATCTTGGACAATCGCCCCAACCCGGTTTCACAAGAACACAAAGACTCGATTCTGCAGCCGGAAGATATCGCGTCGGTCGTGGCGACCATCTGCGCGCTCCCCCCCCGGGCCAACGTGCCGGAGGTCGTGATCAAGCCGACCAAACAGGAATGGGTGTAG
- a CDS encoding SDR family NAD(P)-dependent oxidoreductase, with product MNELSGRKALITGGTQGIGGAIAIAAAKAGADVLLVGLRRDAAAEQTLEQCRRHGVRAELVLCDLSRAPGEYLESLMAEVDTLMPGIDLLVNNAGTYIDVPYLEMDYERYQTTMHLNVAAGYFLTQAIARRWVDAGVDGRVVFTGSINGLLSEPDHTAYDTSKGAVAAMVRSLCVSLAPLGIRVNAMAPGLVRTPLTDGAIGDDKMRHWMELHTPNGRVPTGDVCAGTVIFLLSDAAEHIHGQTIYVDGGMSAWQQPDAPE from the coding sequence ATGAACGAATTGAGCGGCCGAAAGGCATTGATCACCGGTGGAACCCAGGGAATCGGTGGGGCGATCGCGATCGCTGCGGCGAAAGCCGGTGCCGACGTGTTGCTGGTCGGATTGCGACGCGACGCGGCGGCCGAACAGACGCTCGAGCAATGTCGCCGGCACGGTGTCCGCGCCGAACTGGTGCTGTGCGATTTGTCGCGGGCCCCGGGAGAGTATCTGGAGTCATTGATGGCGGAGGTGGATACGTTGATGCCGGGGATCGACCTGTTGGTCAACAACGCCGGGACGTACATCGACGTGCCGTATCTGGAAATGGATTATGAACGATACCAGACCACGATGCATCTGAATGTCGCGGCGGGGTACTTTTTGACCCAGGCGATCGCGCGGCGTTGGGTGGATGCCGGGGTCGATGGGCGAGTCGTGTTCACCGGTTCGATCAACGGGTTGCTCTCCGAGCCCGATCACACCGCCTATGACACCAGCAAGGGGGCGGTCGCGGCCATGGTCCGTTCGCTTTGCGTGTCGCTGGCGCCGCTGGGGATTCGGGTCAACGCGATGGCACCCGGTCTGGTGCGGACGCCCTTGACCGATGGCGCGATCGGGGACGACAAGATGCGTCATTGGATGGAATTGCATACACCCAACGGACGCGTTCCGACCGGCGACGTGTGTGCGGGCACGGTGATTTTTTTGTTGTCGGATGCCGCCGAGCACATTCACGGCCAGACGATTTACGTCGACGGAGGGATGAGTGCCTGGCAGCAACCCGATGCGCCCGAGTGA
- a CDS encoding DNA alkylation repair protein, whose amino-acid sequence MKKTEVIRLLKEHTNPRGVEHWNKCGVKDSRLKSFGIGLTQLRKLAKQVGRDHRLALALWKSNVYDAKVIGLLIDDPKQVTRAQAEEQVDQLQGGYLAHVFASCDATLAKAPFAFDLACDWMESDDPVRRRCAYGLIYELSKKNPKGMDDAFLLALIDRIKKHIKGEDMWVRESMNTALMGIGKRNKKLNQAALRAAKAIGPVDIDYGDDNACEPLDVVKHLTSEHLKKKLDL is encoded by the coding sequence ATGAAAAAAACCGAAGTCATCAGGCTCTTGAAAGAACACACCAATCCGCGCGGCGTCGAGCATTGGAACAAGTGCGGCGTCAAAGACAGTCGGCTCAAGAGTTTTGGGATCGGTTTGACCCAGCTTCGCAAGCTCGCCAAACAAGTCGGACGCGACCATCGGCTGGCATTGGCGCTCTGGAAATCAAACGTCTATGACGCCAAAGTCATCGGGCTGTTGATCGACGATCCCAAACAGGTCACCCGCGCCCAGGCGGAAGAACAAGTCGATCAACTGCAGGGCGGATACCTGGCCCACGTGTTTGCATCCTGTGACGCGACGCTCGCCAAGGCTCCCTTCGCGTTCGATCTCGCCTGCGACTGGATGGAGAGCGACGATCCGGTGCGGCGCCGCTGTGCCTATGGTTTGATCTACGAACTCTCCAAGAAAAACCCCAAGGGCATGGATGACGCGTTTTTGTTGGCGCTGATCGACCGCATCAAGAAACACATCAAGGGCGAGGACATGTGGGTGCGAGAATCGATGAACACCGCTTTGATGGGAATCGGAAAACGCAACAAAAAACTCAACCAGGCCGCCCTCCGCGCCGCCAAAGCCATCGGCCCGGTCGACATCGACTATGGAGACGACAACGCCTGCGAACCGCTGGACGTCGTCAAACATCTGACCAGCGAGCACCTCAAGAAGAAGCTGGACTTGTAA
- a CDS encoding GDSL-type esterase/lipase family protein: MIRQLLLYLVLVPTAVGVCVPSFGQDSQQATELRFAIPPDDALPGTGPMRRSDWFKNVWNRRRTTFASNRAASEDAVVFLGDSITQGWRDDFSGALQGVTKANRGISGDTTRGMLYRLEEDVTSLNPAAVVMLMGTNDLEEQASPEQIAGNVKLILGKLKAHNPQMPIVLCEVFPSSASKARPADKIKEINQLYRALARGDRQITVIDTWTLFADENGDAKKVEFPDLLHPNALGYAKWEAALRPIFATLGLHETEPDAFKIEPDAIALFGGTDLSGWGYRRSTDQMRKSRDRWIPKTNGAVVWPLVEQDIAFDGMPSTPDDRYRAIAGRLVVTTPPEGRKIQQLWTTKEFDDDFQLILEFRATPMADSGVFVRGKQLQCRDYALAGPYKSLENYRQGDWNELVITVRGTSAHCTCNGEVIEEAFAVPESGPIGLEGDRGQVEYRRIRMRKLEN; encoded by the coding sequence ATGATTCGACAACTGTTGCTTTACTTGGTCTTGGTCCCCACCGCCGTCGGTGTCTGTGTTCCCAGCTTCGGACAAGACAGTCAACAAGCGACGGAGCTGCGGTTTGCCATTCCGCCCGACGACGCCTTGCCCGGCACCGGGCCGATGCGCCGCTCTGACTGGTTCAAGAATGTTTGGAACCGTCGTCGAACCACGTTTGCATCCAATCGGGCGGCCAGTGAAGACGCCGTCGTCTTCCTGGGAGACTCGATCACCCAGGGCTGGCGCGACGATTTTTCGGGTGCGCTCCAGGGCGTCACCAAAGCGAATCGAGGGATCAGTGGTGACACGACCCGCGGGATGCTGTATCGCCTGGAGGAAGACGTCACCAGCTTGAATCCGGCCGCGGTCGTGATGCTGATGGGGACCAATGACCTGGAAGAACAAGCGTCACCGGAGCAAATCGCCGGCAACGTCAAACTGATTTTAGGCAAGCTGAAAGCGCACAACCCGCAGATGCCCATCGTGTTGTGCGAGGTCTTTCCCAGCAGTGCTTCCAAAGCTCGCCCCGCCGACAAGATCAAGGAGATCAATCAGCTGTACCGCGCCCTGGCACGCGGCGATCGACAAATCACGGTGATCGACACGTGGACCTTGTTCGCCGACGAAAACGGCGACGCAAAGAAGGTGGAGTTCCCCGATCTGTTGCACCCCAATGCGCTCGGGTACGCAAAATGGGAGGCCGCATTGCGGCCGATTTTTGCGACCTTGGGCCTGCACGAAACCGAACCCGATGCCTTCAAAATCGAACCCGATGCGATCGCGCTGTTCGGCGGCACTGATCTGAGCGGATGGGGTTACCGCAGATCGACCGACCAGATGCGGAAATCACGCGACCGCTGGATCCCCAAAACCAACGGCGCCGTGGTTTGGCCGCTCGTCGAACAAGACATCGCCTTTGATGGAATGCCATCCACGCCGGACGACCGGTACCGCGCGATCGCCGGACGCTTGGTCGTCACCACGCCTCCCGAAGGCCGAAAGATTCAACAGTTGTGGACGACCAAGGAATTTGACGACGACTTTCAGCTGATCCTTGAATTTCGCGCCACCCCGATGGCCGACAGCGGCGTCTTCGTGCGTGGCAAGCAGTTGCAGTGCCGCGACTACGCTCTCGCCGGACCCTACAAATCGCTGGAAAACTATCGCCAGGGCGATTGGAATGAATTGGTCATCACGGTCAGGGGGACCTCGGCGCATTGCACCTGTAACGGCGAAGTGATCGAAGAGGCGTTTGCAGTCCCCGAGTCCGGTCCGATCGGACTGGAGGGCGATCGCGGCCAAGTCGAATACCGGCGGATACGAATGCGCAAGCTTGAGAATTGA
- a CDS encoding RidA family protein, whose product MSYQKRIEELGLELPPAPAPAGVYKPVVVVGGLAYVSGHGPLKPNKTLTTGRLGLDLDVEAGYDAARQTGLAMLATLQSHFGSLDKVKRVIKLLGLVQCIEGFPDSPAVINGCSELFRDVFGEENGVGARSAIGTNSLPGKIAVEIEAIFEVDADA is encoded by the coding sequence ATGTCCTACCAAAAACGTATCGAAGAACTCGGACTCGAACTACCACCTGCCCCCGCACCGGCCGGCGTTTACAAACCCGTCGTCGTGGTCGGCGGCCTTGCCTATGTATCCGGCCATGGACCGTTAAAGCCGAATAAGACGCTGACGACCGGTCGATTGGGATTGGATTTGGACGTCGAAGCGGGTTACGACGCCGCCCGGCAAACCGGTCTGGCCATGCTGGCCACGCTGCAAAGCCACTTCGGTTCGCTCGACAAAGTGAAACGAGTGATCAAGTTGCTCGGCCTGGTCCAGTGCATCGAAGGATTTCCCGATTCGCCCGCGGTGATCAACGGCTGCAGCGAGCTGTTCCGTGACGTGTTTGGCGAAGAAAACGGCGTCGGCGCGCGAAGCGCCATCGGCACCAACAGCCTGCCCGGAAAGATCGCCGTCGAAATCGAAGCCATCTTCGAAGTCGACGCGGATGCGTAA
- a CDS encoding EAL and HDOD domain-containing protein translates to MSTCPTAPGASSSPAENAFVGRQPIFTPEVEVFAYELLFRSGEQNAAMITDGDRATANVLLNTFTDIGLDTIVGSKKAFINLTRNLLTSHNLSCMPPDRVVLEILEDIEPDPEVLSAIEKLVEEGYKIALDDFVYRPDLEPLIGTADIVKIEFPLIPKEDLADHISKLRALGVRTILAEKIETQEDFELCKSLGCDLFQGYFFCRPQVISQRKTQVNVASIVRLMSELQNPDITVGEVEGIIQTDANLSFKLLRFVNSANAATTRTIDSLKQATTLMGISRLRSLASMMLMTSIDEGKPQELIRLAMIRGKMCELLASESRATRPDRFYTLGLLSVMDALLDKPMDEVIPLLPLADDMNDALLNRAGELGQVLQSVIHFEAGEIAPPISLSAEHMASAYQQALRWIADCKINE, encoded by the coding sequence ATGTCGACTTGCCCTACCGCTCCCGGCGCATCGTCTTCCCCCGCCGAAAACGCATTCGTGGGACGTCAACCGATCTTCACGCCTGAAGTGGAGGTTTTCGCCTACGAGTTGCTCTTCCGATCGGGAGAGCAGAACGCCGCGATGATCACCGATGGTGATCGCGCGACGGCCAACGTGCTGCTCAATACGTTCACCGATATCGGTCTGGACACGATCGTCGGCTCGAAAAAGGCATTCATCAATTTGACGCGTAACTTGCTGACCAGTCACAACTTGTCGTGCATGCCGCCGGACCGCGTCGTGTTGGAAATTCTCGAAGACATCGAGCCGGACCCGGAGGTCCTGTCGGCGATCGAAAAACTGGTCGAAGAAGGCTATAAGATCGCGTTGGACGATTTCGTCTATCGCCCCGACTTGGAACCCCTGATCGGGACCGCGGACATCGTCAAGATCGAGTTTCCGCTGATCCCCAAAGAAGACTTGGCTGATCATATCAGCAAGCTACGGGCACTGGGCGTGCGCACCATCTTGGCGGAAAAGATTGAGACCCAGGAGGATTTCGAGCTGTGCAAGAGCCTCGGTTGCGATCTTTTCCAAGGTTACTTTTTCTGTCGTCCCCAGGTCATCAGCCAACGCAAGACGCAAGTCAATGTGGCGTCGATTGTGCGGTTGATGTCGGAATTGCAAAACCCCGACATCACGGTCGGCGAAGTCGAAGGGATCATCCAAACCGACGCGAATCTTTCCTTCAAACTGCTTCGGTTCGTCAATTCGGCCAACGCCGCGACGACGCGCACGATCGATTCGTTGAAGCAAGCCACGACACTGATGGGAATCTCGCGTTTGCGTTCCCTGGCCTCGATGATGCTGATGACCAGCATTGACGAAGGCAAGCCGCAAGAACTGATCAGGCTTGCCATGATTCGCGGTAAGATGTGCGAATTGCTGGCGAGCGAATCACGTGCTACGCGACCGGATCGCTTCTACACGCTCGGGTTGCTTTCGGTCATGGACGCGCTGTTGGACAAGCCGATGGACGAAGTCATTCCGTTGTTGCCACTGGCCGATGACATGAACGACGCCTTGCTCAATCGGGCCGGCGAACTGGGGCAGGTCTTGCAAAGCGTGATCCACTTCGAAGCGGGCGAGATCGCGCCGCCGATTTCGTTGTCCGCCGAACACATGGCCTCGGCCTATCAGCAAGCGCTGCGTTGGATCGCCGACTGCAAGATCAACGAATAA